A region from the Corylus avellana chromosome ca7, CavTom2PMs-1.0 genome encodes:
- the LOC132186828 gene encoding zinc finger CCCH domain-containing protein 29-like — protein MCPGSKSRLSSRSVAMEGEFQKQRDGFFCDCSVLLELSATDDLEAFRSEVEEKGFDVNEASFWYGRRIGSKKMAFEERTPLMIAAMFGSAKVLKYVIETTKVDVNRVCGSDKVTALHCAVAGGTNSSLLIVKLLLDASADANCVNANGNKPVDLIGRALKSSSNSRRKAMELLLNGDNSVGEGDRTVNQEEAQQKMAMPQLSKEGAEKKEYPVDVSLPDINNGIYGTDEFRMYTFKVKPCSRAYTHDWTECPFVHPGENARRRDPRKYPYSCVPCPEFRKGTCQKADACEYAHGVFESWLHPAQYRTRLCKDEMGCSRKVCFFAHKPEELRPLYASTGSAMPSPKSHSAGAIDMTMMSPLALSSSSSPMPTTSTPPMSPLAAASSPKSGNLWQNKINLTPPALQLPGSRLKTALSARDLDLEMELLGLESYASHHQQQQQLIDEINRLSSPSPWNKEFSRIGDLKPNNLDDVFGSLDSSMLSQLQGLSLKSSTPTQLQSPQPSYNRQNMNQLRASYPTNLSSSPVRKPSSFGFDSSAAVAAAVMNSRSAAFAKRSQSFVDRGAGNHRGFTAAGTAAGNSVSTVSSGLSDWSSPTGKLDWGIQGDELSKLKKSASFGFRDNNVATTRTFMPSAVDEPDVSWVNSLVKDVSHDSSGLFRKEQQQYNHVKGGHEMIPPWVEQLYIEQEQMVA, from the coding sequence ATGTGTCCTGGTTCAAAGAGTAGACTTTCTTCCAGAAGCGTTGCCATGGAAGGCGAATTTCAGAAACAGAGAGATGGGTTTTTCTGTGACTGCTCGGTTTTGCTTGAATTGTCTGCTACCGATGATCTCGAGGCCTTCAGGAGTGAAGTAGAAGAGAAGGGTTTCGATGTCAACGAGGCAAGCTTTTGGTATGGTAGAAGAATTGGGTCGAAGAAGATGGCGTTTGAAGAGAGGACACCTCTTATGATTGCTGCCATGTTTGGTAGCGCTAAGGTTTTGAAGTATGTAATTGAGACTACCAAGGTTGATGTCAACAGGGTTTGTGGTTCGGATAAGGTCACTGCGCTCCACTGTGCTGTTGCTGGTGGTACCAATTCTTCACTTCTGATTGTTAAGCTCTTGCTTGATGCATCCGCTGATGCTAATTGTGTTAATGCCAATGGAAATAAGCCTGTTGATTTGATTGGCCGTGCGTTGAAGTCATCCTCCAATTCAAGAAGGAAGGCGATGGAGTTGTTGCTAAATGGCGATAATTCAGTGGGGGAAGGTGATCGAACTGTGAACCAAGAGGAAGCGCAGCAGAAGATGGCCATGCCTCAGTTATCGAAGGAAGGAGCTGAGAAGAAAGAATACCCTGTCGACGTGTCCTTGCCCGACATAAACAACGGGATATATGGGACGGATGAGTTTAGGATGTATACTTTCAAGGTGAAGCCTTGCTCAAGGGCATACACCCATGATTGGACAGAGTGTCCCTTTGTCCATCCCGGGGAGAATGCGAGGAGAAGAGACCCACGGAAGTACCCCTATAGCTGTGTTCCTTGCCCAGAATTCCGGAAAGGGACATGCCAAAAGGCGGATGCTTGTGAGTATGCACATGGTGTTTTTGAATCCTGGCTTCATCCTGCCCAATACCGAACCCGGCTTTGCAAGGATGAGATGGGGTGCTCGCGCAAAGTCTGCTTCTTTGCTCACAAGCCTGAAGAATTGCGCCCCTTATATGCTTCCACAGGTTCAGCGATGCCTTCACCAAAGTCCCATTCAGCTGGTGCAATAGACATGACAATGATGAGTCCATTGGCTCTCAGTTCGTCATCTTCGCCGATGCCTACCACTTCAACACCACCCATGTCTCCCCTGGCAGCCGCTTCATCTCCCAAGAGTGGGAACTTGTggcaaaacaaaattaatctcACTCCTCCTGCCTTGCAGCTCCCAGGTAGCCGGCTAAAGACTGCTTTGAGTGCTCGGGATTTGGATTTGGAGATGGAATTGCTTGGGCTAGAAAGTTATGCTAGCCACcaccagcagcagcagcaatTGATTGACGAGATAAATCGTCTCTCGTCGCCGTCCCCCTGGAATAAGGAGTTCAGCAGGATTGGAGATTTGAAACCTAACAACCTTGATGATGTTTTTGGATCTCTCGATTCTTCCATGTTGTCCCAATTGCAAGGACTTTCACTAAAATCCTCGACACCAACCCAGTTGCAATCTCCACAACCCAGTTACAATCGCCAGAACATGAACCAACTTCGTGCAAGCTACCCAACCaatctctcttcctctccggTGAGAAAACCCTCATCCTTTGGGTTTGACTCATCTGCTGCAGTTGCAGCAGCAGTGATGAATTCCAGGTCTGCAGCCTTTGCAAAGCGAAGCCAGAGTTTTGTTGATCGTGGAGCAGGGAACCATCGTGGGTTTACTGCTGCTGGCACTGCTGCTGGCAACTCTGTATCTACCGTGTCCTCTGGTCTTTCAGATTGGAGCTCACCCACTGGGAAATTGGATTGGGGCATTCAAGGAGATGAGCTGAGCAAGCTCAAGAAGTCTGCTTCTTTTGGGTTCCGAGACAACAATGTGGCAACAACTAGAACCTTCATGCCATCTGCAGTTGATGAGCCAGACGTCTCTTGGGTTAATTCCCTGGTTAAAGATGTTTCTCATGAC